Genomic DNA from Desulfovibrio desulfuricans:
CTCGGCTCCATCAAGAACCCCGACTATGTGAATCCTGCTACGCGCGGTCCGCTGCGCCAGCAGATTGAAGATGAAGTCCTGCACATTTTTGATTTTAAAGAATTTTCTTCGCGCACGGTGGGGCCGCGCTGGGGCACGTTCAGCCCGGCGCAGCAACAGCAGTTCAGCGATGCCTTTGCCGAACTGCTCATGAATACCTACCTGAGCAAGATTGACGGCTACAATGGCGAGCAGGTCGTGTACACAGGCGAGGTTTCATCCCCCAAGGGCGACCGAACCGAAGTGCGCACAATCATCACCATGAAGGACTCGAAAAAAGTCCCCGTGGCCTATCGCATGCTCCCCAAAAACGGTTCGTGGCTCGTTTATGACGTGCTGATTGAAAATATCAGCCTGGTCAAAAACTATCGCACCCAGTTTCAGGACATTCTGAACACCGGCAGCCCTGACCAGCTTATTGCCAGGGTCAAGGCCAAGGCGCAGGAGGTCCGGCAGGGCAATGGCCAGTAACTATTCGTCAACACTGCCGGGGCATCTCTGTGTGCCCGGTTTTCTGCTGGCAGCACTGCTTTGCCTGTGGCATGCGCCAGCCAGCGCCGCCCCCAGCCAGGCGCCTGCGCCCTCCACTGTGTACGGCAAGGCGCCCCAGCTTCAGCCCGGGGCCATTACAGTAGCTCCTTACGGAACCATGAATGCAGACAATACTCTGGACGACTATGACAACGAGCCGATCCAGAGTATTTCTGACCCCATTGAACCGTGGAACAGGTTCTGGTTCCATTTCAACGACATTTTCTTTCTCTATGTTGCCAAGCCCGCCTACACGGCATGGGAAACAGTGACGCCGCACCAGTTGCGTTCCGGTTTGAAAAATTTTTTTTCCAACCTGCTGTTCCCTGTGCGTTTTGTGAACAACATCCTGCAGTTCCGCTTTTTTGAAGCGGGGGTGGAATTTGGGCGTTTTGTCATTAACACCACTTCCAGCGCGGGCTTTGCCGATGTGGCAAAAGGGCACAAAACCATTGTGCCCATTGATCCCACAGGCGAAGACTTTGGTCAGACTCTCGGACGCTGGGGCCTTGGGCATGGTTTCTACATTGTCTGGCCCATCATTGGGCCAAGCTCTGCGCGCGACACTGTAGGCCGCGCTGGCGATCTGTTTGCCGACCCGCTATTCTACCTGCAACCCACGGAATTGAGCCTTGGGATTGGCGGCGGGCTGCGGTTCAACGCCCTTGGCGATGTGCTGCCCCTGTATGAAGACCTGAACACCGTGGCGGTTGACCCCTACATAGCCATGCGTGAGGCCTATGTGAACTTCCGCAAGGCGCAGGTATTGCACTAGACTTTGAGCTATAAGCCAGAATGGAGCCCCCGGCGGAAAACGTATAGTTTCTGCGCCGGGGGCTTTTTTGCTATTTAAGATTGTTTGGGCCGTCTGTGAGGCGCGGTTTCGCTTCCCTAGCTTGGGGCTTAAGCAGCTTGCTGCCCCTCGGGCACGGGATTCCGCCCCTTCGGCGGAGTTTGGGACGCCTTCCCGGCGTGGGGCAAGGCGGGGCCGGTTATGGGGCTGCGCCCCCTTCTCGGCCCCCCTTGCATCCCCCCCGAAGCACCCCCTGAGGTTTTCAACTACCTTTGCGTGGCGAGGGCGACGCGTCTTTGCTGCGGGAGCTTCCCTCACTCGCTGCGCTCGCTCAGGCGATCTCCCTCCGCGCCGCGTTGATGCCAGAGTACGCTTTTGCTTCGGGCAAACGTCGTTTCAGACAACTGATATTATTGCTGGCTCAAAGGATGACTTTGTACCCTTTCAGCTTCTTCAGGACATT
This window encodes:
- a CDS encoding MlaA family lipoprotein, which gives rise to MASNYSSTLPGHLCVPGFLLAALLCLWHAPASAAPSQAPAPSTVYGKAPQLQPGAITVAPYGTMNADNTLDDYDNEPIQSISDPIEPWNRFWFHFNDIFFLYVAKPAYTAWETVTPHQLRSGLKNFFSNLLFPVRFVNNILQFRFFEAGVEFGRFVINTTSSAGFADVAKGHKTIVPIDPTGEDFGQTLGRWGLGHGFYIVWPIIGPSSARDTVGRAGDLFADPLFYLQPTELSLGIGGGLRFNALGDVLPLYEDLNTVAVDPYIAMREAYVNFRKAQVLH
- a CDS encoding Tgt2/MlaC family protein, giving the protein MTIHAITRHIAAGFLLALLTVALLPGAASASSPAQLALETSINRILGSIKNPDYVNPATRGPLRQQIEDEVLHIFDFKEFSSRTVGPRWGTFSPAQQQQFSDAFAELLMNTYLSKIDGYNGEQVVYTGEVSSPKGDRTEVRTIITMKDSKKVPVAYRMLPKNGSWLVYDVLIENISLVKNYRTQFQDILNTGSPDQLIARVKAKAQEVRQGNGQ